In Planifilum fimeticola, a single window of DNA contains:
- the gyrB gene encoding DNA topoisomerase (ATP-hydrolyzing) subunit B, with the protein MTVQRTNYDETQIQVLEGLEAVRRRPGMYIGSTSSRGLHHLVWEVVDNSIDEALAGRCDAIWVTIHPDNSVTVTDNGSGIPVGIHPKMGKPAVEVVMTTLHAGGKFGGDGYTFSGGLHGVGVSVVNALSEWLEVEVKREGKIHRQRYRRGVPETELQVVGTTDETGTRVTFKPDPEIFTETTEYDYEVLQNRLRELAFLNRGVYISLTDERGEGKSQEFKYDGGIISFVEHLNRNRDTLHAPPIYIQGERDGIFAEIALQYNDSYASNIYSFANNIHTYEGGTHEAGFKSALTRVINDYARRNNLLKDNDSNLTGDDVREGLTAIISVKIPDPQFEGQTKTKLGNSEARTVTESVFADRFYTFLEENPSVAKRIISKAVTAARAREAARKARELTRRKNALEVSSLPGKLADCTSRNAEISELFLVEGDSAGGTAKQGRDRMFQAILPLRGKILNVEKARLDKALSNDEIRTIITALGTGIGEDFNIAKARYHKVIIMTDADVDGAHIRTLLLTFFYRYMRPLIEEGYVYIAQPPLYKISQGKTIRYAYSDREKERIVQEMQAKGKVEIQRYKGLGEMNATQLWETTMDPESRTLLQVSLQDAIDADHVFETLMGDKVEPRREFIQEYARQVRNLDV; encoded by the coding sequence GTGACCGTACAGCGAACCAACTATGATGAAACCCAGATTCAGGTGTTGGAGGGGTTGGAGGCGGTTCGAAGGCGGCCGGGGATGTACATCGGCTCCACCAGCAGCCGCGGCCTTCACCACCTGGTGTGGGAAGTGGTGGACAACAGCATCGACGAAGCCCTGGCCGGTCGGTGCGATGCCATCTGGGTAACCATTCATCCGGACAACAGCGTGACCGTAACCGACAACGGTTCCGGCATCCCGGTGGGCATCCACCCGAAAATGGGGAAGCCGGCGGTGGAAGTGGTGATGACCACGCTTCACGCCGGAGGAAAATTCGGCGGCGACGGGTACACCTTTTCCGGCGGTTTGCACGGCGTGGGCGTGTCGGTCGTCAACGCCCTTTCCGAATGGCTGGAGGTGGAGGTGAAGCGGGAAGGGAAAATCCACCGGCAGCGTTACCGGCGGGGGGTTCCCGAGACGGAGCTGCAGGTGGTGGGCACCACCGATGAGACCGGGACCCGCGTCACCTTCAAGCCCGATCCGGAAATCTTCACGGAAACGACCGAATACGACTATGAGGTGCTTCAAAACCGCCTGCGGGAATTGGCCTTTCTCAACCGCGGAGTGTACATATCCCTGACCGACGAGCGGGGAGAGGGAAAATCCCAGGAATTCAAATACGACGGCGGGATCATCTCCTTCGTGGAGCACCTGAACCGAAACCGGGATACGCTGCACGCTCCCCCCATCTACATCCAGGGGGAACGGGACGGCATCTTCGCGGAGATCGCCCTCCAGTACAACGATTCCTACGCCAGCAACATCTATTCCTTCGCCAACAACATTCACACCTACGAGGGGGGGACCCACGAAGCGGGCTTCAAATCGGCCCTCACCCGGGTGATCAACGACTATGCCCGCCGCAACAATCTCCTGAAGGACAACGACAGCAACCTGACCGGTGACGACGTCCGCGAAGGTCTGACGGCGATCATCAGCGTCAAGATCCCCGATCCGCAGTTTGAGGGACAGACCAAGACCAAGCTGGGGAACAGCGAAGCGCGGACCGTGACGGAATCCGTCTTCGCCGACCGCTTCTACACCTTTCTGGAGGAAAACCCCTCCGTGGCCAAACGGATCATCAGCAAGGCCGTGACGGCCGCGCGGGCCCGGGAGGCCGCCCGGAAAGCCCGGGAGCTGACCCGGCGGAAAAACGCCCTGGAGGTGAGCTCCCTCCCGGGCAAGCTGGCCGACTGCACTTCCCGGAACGCCGAGATCAGCGAACTGTTCCTGGTGGAGGGGGATTCCGCGGGCGGGACGGCCAAACAGGGGCGCGACCGGATGTTTCAGGCGATCCTCCCCCTCCGGGGAAAGATCCTCAACGTGGAGAAGGCCCGTCTCGACAAGGCCCTTTCCAACGATGAAATCCGGACGATCATCACCGCCCTGGGAACGGGGATCGGCGAGGATTTCAACATCGCCAAGGCCCGTTACCACAAAGTGATCATCATGACCGACGCCGATGTGGACGGGGCGCACATCCGCACCCTGCTCCTCACCTTCTTTTACCGGTACATGCGTCCCCTGATCGAGGAGGGGTATGTCTACATCGCCCAGCCTCCCCTGTACAAGATCAGCCAGGGAAAAACGATCCGCTATGCTTACAGCGACCGGGAGAAGGAGCGGATCGTCCAGGAGATGCAGGCCAAGGGAAAAGTGGAAATCCAGCGGTACAAGGGGTTGGGTGAGATGAACGCCACCCAGCTCTGGGAGACGACGATGGACCCGGAGAGCCGCACCTTGCTCCAGGTCAGCCTTCAGGACGCCATCGACGCCGATCACGTGTTTGAAACGCTGATGGGGGACAAGGTGGAGCCCCGCCGGGAGTTTATCCAGGAGTACGCCCGGCAGGTGCGCAATCTGGACGTCTGA
- the remB gene encoding extracellular matrix regulator RemB, which yields MFVHLGGNKMIRTRDVIAILDASSPHIFPFVDRARREGRYVVIAPRDVKSIIVTDTLVYASPISSHTLMKRANEGPSRLLRSEGLPGSDQESRE from the coding sequence GTGTTTGTTCACCTAGGCGGGAACAAGATGATACGCACCCGGGACGTGATCGCCATCCTGGACGCGTCATCCCCGCACATTTTTCCCTTTGTGGACAGGGCACGTCGGGAAGGGCGATACGTGGTCATCGCCCCCCGGGATGTCAAATCGATCATCGTGACCGATACGTTGGTCTACGCTTCCCCGATTTCGTCCCACACCCTGATGAAGCGGGCGAATGAAGGGCCAAGCCGCTTATTGCGGTCCGAAGGCCTTCCGGGGAGCGACCAGGAATCCAGAGAGTAG